The Pseudopipra pipra isolate bDixPip1 chromosome Z, bDixPip1.hap1, whole genome shotgun sequence nucleotide sequence CATCCtccatcctgctctgctcacagcagggTGGTCAGTTGGGATGCCCGACCTGGATTTAAAGGAGCTCTCAGCAGCATCCACGGGGCCAAGACCGAGCGCCGTCGTCCCTCTGGGCCACGTCCCTCCCACCCCTGAACTCGCCCAGGAGATGCACCACGAGTGCCAAGCAGCTCCCACTGAAACCAAGGGGACGTGTTCAAGCCTGTAAAGGACACTGGCATCCCAGGGGATGGCTcagctcccgccgctcccgAGCTCCGGGAGCGCAGCCGCCACGCCGGGGCTGGATGTGGATACGGCCCTTTTGCTGGGATAACGCCGGAATACTCACAAGTGGCATTTTCCGTGTCAAGTGCAGCGCATTTAGTAGAGGGAGGTGGATTGAAACGCAGCAGAAGCggcaaaataaaattaagttaTAAAGCTGAATTGCCTTTAAATGCCACGAGGCACTTGGAGAATGCCAAAATGCAACGGCAGCACGAACACAGCTCACGTGTAAGAGCTTAGTTAAAAACTCCATCCCTACCCATTTGGTTTCACAGGCTGTTTTCAGCCGCCATAAAGCTGCAGTTGTGCTGTACGGGCATCTCCTGGGATGTTACAGGATACATCTCTCCACCCAAACACCAGAGCAGTGCACCACCACAAACACCAGGAGGTTTATCACGCTCCTCTTCCCCCAGGGCAGGTTTTTGTGCCAACTCCCAAATGTGCGGGTCGTCAGGCTATTAATCACGAAGGGCTTGCTtctaaaagaacattttaattttggCCTTCTTAGGATAAGTTGTAACGGAGGCTGATTAGCCGAGAAGTTTCATTTAACGCCGTTACATTTTTGCTAACGCTGCTCAATCAGAACCAGCACAAAAGCCCCCAGGCATTATCCGATCAAACCACCACTTCTCAGCTACTGCAATTATCCCCAGCAACGGAGATGCCAGTATTTACTGGAGAATCCTGAGAAAATAAACTCTGAGGACTGTAATCCAGGGCGATTCGTAGCTGGAGCGacttctcccctctcccagcaaaGGAATGCCACTCTCCTCGCAGATTTAACACCGCTCATACGTTTCTCCTCTCTGACAGCAAGACGGATCTGAGTCCTTGGGGGTGTGTGCACCATGCAAAATGCATGAGCAATACACTGCAAATATCTGTAAGTCGCAACAAGCCAAACATTTTCCCCCCCGGGCATTTCTGACGTGTTGGAGAAAATTCCCTGCGGAAAACTCAGTGAGTGCTTTGGACTTTGGACACATCCTCAGTCCCTCTGCTGCTGCGTGGGGTTCCTGGTGGTGACCAGCCAGCAGCACTCTCCTCGTGGTGCTCCCCTCTTGTGTCACCCTGCATCTGAATGTCACCTCCCTTCTTCCACCTGCTGAACAACCCAGTCCTTGGACCACCCACCTCCAAGCAcgggagggacccacagggagGAGCAACCtacagcttctccccatcccactctCCCGTGGGCCGTTCAGCCGGACCCCCCCACTGCTTCCCAGAGCATTCCgctgctgggctctgcctcATCCCTCCTTTTTCTCAGGGGGGAAATACTGGGAAGGAGTGATGGCAGGGTTGAAAACCAAGACTTTTCCAATCTGGCACGAGGTCTTCTGGTGAGAGCAACCGGGCAGCACAGCGCCCCAGTCCTGAGCAGCTCATACAGCCCCAACactgcctctgctctgcctccaCCGCGGCTTAAAAGCACAGGCTAGACCCTCACTTTTGTAAAATACGTACAGAAGTTCCTGTCCTAACGCTTCAGGGAAGCAGCTACACTCCTGTGGATTATCAGTTTCCACGGAGGAACACCACCACAGCCCCGGGGAGCCGGGATCAGGCAGCTGCAGGGTGCCGGGATGAGGCTCCATCCACATCCGTGGCTCAGCTCCTACCTGTGGTGCCAAGGCAGGGAGCCCGAGCACTTCCAGCCATCCCCTGTGCAAGGCAAGGCTCATCACAAGAATTTTACCATTTATGTAGATTCAACCGGACAGAAAGACGGCGAGCAGAAGCATATTAATTAGTTCTAATTAAGATGGAACATTCATCCTCGCGACAATGTTCTGTGGATTCAGCGCAGCCCTTTCTGCACTGAAGAACCACTGGAAtctctttaaaaatcaatataatGGAGTTAATTGAAAAATAGAAGTGGTTTCAAGTCCAAGCCCTCCCatgctgctttttgtttgtttgtttgtttgtttgttctcaattttcaaatatcattttcctgcttcccctctgctcctccagcgCGTGTGGGAACAGCTCAGGCAGTCTACAAAGGTGATGAATTCACCACAGGTAGGATAAGCATCACATCATAtcaaacagcacagcaagggagctgaaaagcagagaaaaatgagTGTTTTTTCTCATCTTTACACAACACGGATTTCGTGTGTATTCTTTGTGACACCAGAAGGAGAAACAATTTAGGGCAGGTTTGGCTGCATCCCGGTATCACACTGGTCACACCACGCTGAACCTGCCTCCCAAGGGTGCTGAGGGAAGCTGGCACAGCAAGGCAGCACACGGCCCACTGGTGCCCCAAAGCAACCATCATCCAAGCCTGGAGCTCCtccttggagctggagggaccAAGGGCAGGTTTCCTTGAAGGGACACAGGAATTCAGGATCCCCCCTACCGCAAACCAACCAGCCCCTAACGCCGCAGCCCAAAGCTTCTCCCAAGAGTGTTTCACACTAAAATCCACCTTCCTGCAGTCAAAAAGCCACAGAGATGCAGACCAGGCGCTCACAAACTGGAAATCCATCAGGATCCAACCACAGCCTGTGTATCCAAGCCTCCATCCCACAACCAGATCGggattcctgctgctgcacccGTGGGAGCCGGGTCAGCTCCCGGTGCAGATGGGGGGCACCCAAAATAGCAACAAGCCCGAGCTCTTGGAATaatcctggagcagcaggaagctgctgcctccccacagCAGCGTTTTTAACCTTATTTCTTAAAAGGCAGGTGAGACACTTGCAGGAGGGGCTGCGGAAGGCGCCGGGTGTGCAGGAACGTCGCTCCATAACAGAACGGCAGAGCGGCTGCTGTGTGTGGCTCCGGCAACGTGACGCACGTCCTCACGGCTTTGGGATGGCAGAGTGCATTTATTTCAGGAGCAGAGACTACTCATGTGCCTCACCAGAGGACAGAGGAGGAGAACAACCCAGCCGGGGTCACAGCAGGGAGGCTCAGGGCCGGCTGCACGGGCCCACAGGCAGCTGCCCGAGGGCTGAACGTGGAGGGTGGTCCTCTCTGGAGGAGCACGGAGCAAAACCCCACATCCTCACCTCCTTTGAAGGCCTCCTCGTGACAACCCACTCGGGAATTCTGTTGTTTTACCGCACGGACTGGAAGCGATTATGTTTGCGCTGATTGGCAAGTACGAAACCGAGGACTTCAAAGGTTTGGAGTTGGGTCTGCAAACTATTTACCGCAGGATCTCCCCCCCTAAAAGGGCTGCTGCGCTCCCTCAGCGTGGAATTCCTGCCAATTAACTCTGTGGACGTTGCCAACAGGCAAAGGGAGAGGGGGTCTCCTTGCAGGTTCCCCCCCAAGAGCTTTGGAGCACCAGGCAGGGCCCCCAGGAGAGACAATCTGATTATATCCTGCACAACACAGGGAGGACAAGGAACGTTCTAGTTCGTGGTCCTGTCACCCGAGTGAAAACACCCAGGAAGTCTCTGCATCTCCACAGAACAGACATCCCCACTTGCCTTCTCCAGACAGGAACACCCAACCCCGTGTCCCTGCTCTgaccagggctgggcagcaaCACCACACGGGACGCGCGGCCAGGGACGAGTCTGCCCtgaaaacatttattattttaaagtctAGACATCCACTGGCACTTATGCCAGTTTTTAATGCCTGGCTTTGCTatctccctgctctcccacgCCTCCTGCCCACCACGAGCTGAGGGAGGACAGCGCCTCATCTTtacccctccctccctcccgaaCTTGGCGTGGATGGATCTGGACTCTCTTTTGGTGCCAAAGATATTTGTTGGGACACAAAGAGTGGGGTTGGAGGGATAGATGGGCAGCTAAACACGAACCATGGAAGTTCTgaagggcaggggctggagcgtggGGGGCAGGCAGGACCCTGAGGCTGCAGAaagaggggcagggggggaaggTGAGATGCTTGAGTTCACTAAGGAGGTGGGCTATGAAACAGGAAATACTCAGCTTTGCCAATCCTGCATAAGCATAAAAACCTCATGGAGGCTGGAAATAGCCCTTATGCTCACCTCCAACCCTCCTTCTCTCACCATTTGGGCACCAAGGTGCACGGCAAAGCGTTCAAACCACAAACAGCAGCGACCAAATGAACAGGGATGGATGTGGAGCTGTTCTAGAGGGATAAACTCCCAGGGATAAAGAGTAGTAagatggaagagaaaggagCCTGCACGGCTGGATGGAGAGAGCTTTGGGGAACAGATAGATagaacagcagagagaggggATGCAAAGGATCATCTCCCGAGGGTCCTCTCCTCCCACACCTGATAGTCTGTGCCTTGGAGATGTTTTTAAGTGCATATATCTGAGACAGGGATAAAGTTCAGGTTGTCAGGTCTGAACAGCCTGTGAAGGTGCAGACCCTGACCTGCATGTGGCTTTGGCAGCTGGAAATTCATCCTGTTTGTTCCAGGGAAGTTTCAGACAAAGGGAAGCCCCCGTGCTGCCTTTAACACACAGAAAAAGGGATTAGAGCGGTCAACACCAGCCAAAGGGGGGGAGAAAAGCAGccaaagctgctctgctttgAAGCTGGTGAAGGCCAACACCTGACTGTGGTCTATGGCATCTCCCAGAGCTGGAGAGCTCTCCCCTCCCCAACAAGTTATCCTAATTCAACATCTGCCTGCTGGAAGTCATGTAAACAAAACATCTCACCAGAGAAGGGCTGTTATTTAGGTGGTATATGTATTTCCAGACTGTGTTTAGAACTCTGCTCACAATCTACTGCGGTTCTCATTTGCCATTTTATCACTCAGCAGGACGGTCTGGAGTCTGAGAAACATCAGGTCAGAAGAGCTGTGACCTTTTAGACAAATAACACCACAAAACCCATAAATTTTTTGTGTTAGTGGAATGCAGCCACCAGCATTTGCATATTCCACACACAGAACATGCTCAGGGCAAGTCCTAAGCACTTGGATATATTTCCCTGAGCGTGTTTTGTGGTTTAACTGTCTAAAGACCCAACAGATCCAAACCTCTGAAGGCAGTGCAGAGCTACACCTCTATGGCAATGGTTTCCTGCAAGGCTTTGTAGGGTCTCTGGACAGTTAAACAAACCAGGGAGCAGGATTTCATCTGCTTTTGGGCAGCTCTGCAAGAGCCAAGGAGCCAAGGAGCTTATAAATCTGTATGAGCcctggaggagagaggaggtTGAAAGAGAAATACAGCACCAAAACCTGGGCTGTGAGGATCCCTGTTCTGCTCCATGCtggttcccccccccctcctgctgctcttcctgcaAGAGCACGGACCAAGGAGCTTATAAATCTGTATGAGCCCTTGAGGAGAGAGGAAGTtgaaagagaaatacagaaaggaATTGATTTCTCTGAGTCATCTGAGAAGCGCCGGACATCAAAGGCGGGACTGACCCCAAGCCCCTCCAAGCCCTCCTGTTGCTCCTGTGCAGTGCCCATCGCCCAGCTTTGGCAAACACAGCCCTCCCCATGGCCAGGGATCACCAACAGCTGACATtatctgcagtgctgctgcttccagctctgctctggagcgGTTTTCTCTGCACGCCGAGGCTCTGCCGGGTGTTTCCGCAGTGATGCTCCAGCCTCCCCAGCCCACGAGGAGTCGGAGGGTGCTCGTGCAATGGCATCTTGCAGAGTGACATCCCACCACGGAGCTGCAGCCCTTGACAGCTCTTTCCACTGCACTGGCTGTTATCAAGGCAACAGAGAATTGCTTAGAAATAACAATAACTGTGCAGCAGACATGGACAGACGACTCCTACCCCGATCCTGCAGTCCCTGACAACAGGATGCTCCTTGAATCGGCGACTTTCTGTGTTCATGCAGCCCTGGCTTGTTTGCAGGGGTCTTCCGTGGGACTTACCTtccttaaaaaaagcaaaccacacATTTGAAGAGCCAGGAGCCTCTTCCTAAGCTGGGTGATAAATAACCAGTGAGCAAGGGAGCACGGAAAGGGCAGGCAGCGGTGTCAGGGACCCTGCGCTCACTCCCCGATGTCATCTGCaaccttctttcttttccccaggtTTTGTTTCTCCCCAAATTCAGGACTTGAAAACAGGGCTCAGCTTCAGGATCACGAGATTGTCTTTTCACCATCCtgttccctctccccttcccctccccccttgCACAAAACAACAGTGCCCAAATCAGAGCCACACGGGGCAGGAACCCACTGGAAATGCAAAGCGCATTTAAAATTCATCCCAGGCACAACAGCGGGTCCATGGGGGACTCTGAGCTCACCCACGGGAACATCCAGCTCAAGGAAATACACTCTATCTCATCTTACAACACCAAGCAGCAGCTGTAGTCAGAAGCCAGCTGCAGACTGAACAGACCACACGATAACTTTGCTTTCTCCCAGGAACGTGTGGATCCACGAGCTGACGAAGCCTCCACCGTGTTCCTCCACTGCTCCAAAGCTCCAAAGCTCCAGCCTGGAAGGCAACCTGCGTCAAACATCTGCATCCCCCTTCAAAGTCCATTAGCATCAGGACTGTGTGTTACAGAGCCTTCTCACCAGTtgtcctgccctccctccctgcctcccacaCTGGCTGCCTGCTGTCAGCAAACCAGGCTGCCCTGGTCACTCACCACTGCTGCATTGTCATACAGTGTCTAAGCACCAAACACCAAAGAATTTTATATGTCACTTGGATCTTGACCTTGGATGAAAGGATTTGACTGAATCTCAAAGAcccatccctctctccctgtgtcAAATGAATGTAACTCAaacaaaactggattttttaaGAAGCGGGTTGGCTCCAAAGTGAGGGCGAAGCCAAGCAGAGTGTGTGCAGACATTCCAGGTGCCTTTTCCATGTGCTTCCAGCAGCTCGTGTTTTATAACAGCAGCAAAGCAAGAAACACAGAGCTTAGTCACTTAAGTACGGCAAGCAAACACACGCCTCCTCACAGTCCACTGCTGGGATGGAATAAAACACCTGAGAATACATTTGATATATAACATAGAAGGCAATGAAAGACACTTGAATGGCACTCGAACCCTTCCAGTGCCCTCTTTGCAGCTTTGCAGCACTGGAGAGCCCTGGGGCACGCTTGGTAAAGCTCAGTCCTTGGGCTATGCCTGGAAcacattcaaggccaggcttGGCTcaggggctctgagcaacctgacctagtgcaaggtgtccctgctcattgcaggggggatgtGGGCTAGACAGGCTTTAAAGGTCCATTCCCACCCAAATTATTCTATGCTCAGGTGGTTAGAGCATGGTCCTAATAACACCAAGgctgtgggtttgatcccccAATGGGCCACccacttaagagttggactggatgggtcccttccaactcagaatattctgcaACACGATCCTACGAAAACACGTCTTGGCTTGGGGCGAAGGAGAGTGATCACCAGCAGCGACCACCCCAGCAGGGCTCAGAGCTGCCCAGCACCAGTTCTCCCCAGAAGGTCCCCCGTGGTCCAGCCACACCGCCCCACCAGCATTCCGTGCCTTCCTCACTGAGCCAGCACCGGCCCCGGGGACCGGGCACCGCCTACCTTGTGCGAGTAGTGCTGGTCCACGATCCTGGCCAGCCCGAAGTCGCCGATCTTCAGCACCAGGTCCTCCGTGCTGATGAAGATGTTGGCCGGCTTGAGGTCGCGGTGCAGGACGTTGGCCGAGTGGATGTACTTGAGCCCGCGCAGCAGCTGGTACATGAAGAGCTTGGCGTGCTCCTCGGCCAGCttgccctgctccagcagccgcGCCAGGTCGGTCTCCATGTACTCCTGCACGATGTACACCATGTTGAACTTGAAGAAGTCCCCGCGCAGGTTGGCGCCCTTGGGCCCCAGCACCTCGTAGACCTTGACGATGTTCTCGTGGTCCAGGCGGCGGATGATCTTGATCTCGCGGAAGGCGTGCTTCATGCTCCGCGCGTCGCCGATCGTGATCTTCTTCACCGCCACTTTGCGGCAGCTCTTGCTGTCCAGGGCCGACAGCACCAGCCCGTTGGCCCCGAAGCCCAGCGGGCGGAAGTTCACAAAGCGGCAGCCCAGGTCGTACCCGTACATGCTGGCGATGCAGTCGCACTTCTCTGCCATCTCGGCTCCCTCTCCGTCGTCACTTGGAAAGCCGGGAGGGTCGCGGAGCTTCCAGGTCAGAAACGCGGTTGGAAGTCAAGCCCCTCATCGTTACTCACAGGTGCTTGCAGGGGGGGGGTGGTCTCGCTCGGAGCCCATCACTTCCAAGGTGACACAGAGCGAGAGTAAATCTgagcacatacacacacacacacacacacacacacacacacacagagaaacaaaacgTTCTGAACTGGGGGAGAAATCAAGGGCTTAGGAGAGAGCAGCGTGGAGAAACAGCAGCCCGGTGATCTCTAGAAAAACAGGAAGGTTCTTTTTCTTGAGACTAGGAGATCAGCACTGCTACATTTCTCAGTCCCTGCCTCGTCTCCCTTCCCCGGTATCCTGGAGACAGTGCCGAAGCGTGGGGCTGGTGGCACAGATGGGCGCCCGGCCCCACGCCCCTGATGTCTCAGTGCCGGGGCAGCCGGCCGGCCCCgctgtggggcagagcccagagcagccccatggcccctccactgccccaaaccctccctgccCACAAGTCCTGGCAGTGTTTTCCCCACCAGTGAGGCGCATCCAGGCACCGTCGGGGCTCCCCGGAGGTCAGCAAAGCTTCGCCCTCCTCATCACTCCCTCTCCGGAACAGGCAGACCCCATCTTTGGCACACGGGAATCCCGAGGGCAGCAAACGTTTCGTGGACCAAAACTCGGCTTTTTGGCGGCCTTCAGCGCGGCGAGTTTCTGCGTCTGCAGCTCCAACACCTTCCCCTTGCGCGTCCTTCCCCAGCGGAGCCGAGCGCCGTCTGACCGCTGCAGCCTGACAAGGAGCTCCTGCGCTGCACAGCCCCGTTATCCTTCAGCAGGTCTCAGCCTCTCTCCTGGAACAGAGAAGAGGAGATGGATTCATTTTATACCAGCACAGCCCATGCCCTGCCTACGTAACAGCTTGCTGAAGGTTAACCGTGAGCAAAACCGTGACCTTTCGGAGGCTCATTAGTTATCCCCTCCGAACGCACGCAGCATCACCAGCATTTTTCAGCTGCTTaattctcccttttccctctgcaaGACACGGAGAACTGTAactctccctctccccactttgctgccttttttttgttctgatttgCCTGAAAACGTTACGGAGCAGTTTGGAAAGGCTGGACAGCGCGCCGTGCCTCCCGACTGCCCGTGCGAACCACACTGCAAGGAAAGCACAGGAATGAGGGTGCAAACCCCCCCTGCCGAGCAGCTGAGAGGGCCATGGAGTATTTCAGCTCATGGCAACCAAAACTGCTTGGGCAAAATAGGTGGTTAGCTCTGTGAAAAAGCCTTTAAAACTGGCAGTGGGGGTGGGACACCCCCCGAACTCGGGGTCCCACAGCGAACctcaggagcagcctggggatGCCATCTACGGTCCTCTCTGAAAGTATAACTGGACAGGTAAATACATATACTTGAATGACATAGcatttaagttgttttttcacCCTCTACTGCTGTGAAAAGGCTTAATGACACCCTTGGCACTAAGTAGCTGAATGTGGACCCAACACAAGCCGGGTGAGCAATGGCAGCAAGTTATGGTGTCTCCGGAGTGTAATCCCATATTTCAAAGCCTCTCTGCCGACCCAAGCTCCCCTGAGTAATGGAGAAATCTCTCATCAAGATACACTCGTgggcttttaaagaaaaaggaacttGCAGGCACCATGGCAGACCCTCACCCTACTGCTGGCAAAGGCATAACCGGCAAATATCAACATCTGCTGGGGATGAGGATGCAGATTTAGCCAGAGAATCTCAGTATTTGTGGGATTTTCTTAACAAAATGTCATTTTCCAGTGGCAGGTGACCATGCAAGGGTGGCCATGGGCCAGGGATCACTTCTCACAGCTGTTTGAGTTGGGAAAAGAGAGTTCCAAGCCCTCAAAGCACTTCAGGTTTTCCGGACAAGGCACTGTGATTTTTAACCTGCAAATACTTCCTCTAGAAACAGAATGGAAGAAAAGGCCAGAAGCTCTAGGAAACAGCCGGGCTTTTGCTTCCAGATGATCAGCTCAAAGCTTTCAACCTACCACGTCTCCCTGCAGATGTTTATGAATCTCAGAGGAGCAAGGACATCCCTCCCGCCTGACTGTGGCCCCATCCTGGTCCCAGACACCCCCTAACACATTTTGCTGCAGACCCATGTGCAGATGCCCCGTGCCACCCACTGAGGGGACCACCAGGTCCTTCTGAGCCAGGGGAGACCTGCAGGGACCAGGCAGCTGCACAACAAGGGCAGTGACCTTGCACTGGGACGCCCCAGATTACCAGCTGGTCCCCGTGCTGTTTAGAggaggaaaatttaaaaaaaaaaaaaaaaaatcatggatCTGCTCCTGTCGGGTTCTTCATGCCAGAATAATGTCTCTGTTAGAGCCCTTAATCACCAGAGCTGCCCCATTAACCCGGCAGTGCATTCACAGCCTGGCCCTTTGCTCTGCATTCCCCAAGCACTGGGCATTGCTGGGGGGGGTCcctcctgctctctggcagAATAATGGCAGGGAAAATATTAAATGCTGAGAGACCATCAATCGTTAAAGGTGGAAGAGAAACGTAACACTCCAGGGCAGCGCAGAGCAGCGATCTGAAGAGGGAACCAGTTAATAGTTAAAATAAAGACATACGGCCCATCTGACGGTGGGGAGGGATGTAGGCAGGGCAGGGATACCCTCTGAAGAGCATCTGCCAGCAGCTACCGAGCAGTCTGGCAAGCTTGCTCGCTCCTGTAGTTGGGAGCAAAGAAATAATTACAGCCTCTTTTCAATCCAGCAATTATCTAATGCTGGCTTTTGCACGCAAGGATTGAAcagggaaagctgctgctcCCGCCGTCGGGAAGTGGGGCAGTGCACAGCCGGAGAGCCTCGGTCCACAGtcgagggaagggggggaaaaaaggatggGAAACCAGGagtgaaggggaaaaggaaggtaAATAAATCCCGAGGCTCTACAAGGAAGGGACACCCTGTGCAGGAAGGTTCCCCCTGCGTTGCAACCCAGCTGCAGGGCCATGGAAAGGGACGAGATGTCGACCAAACCCAAAGAAGGTGGTGGAGGTTCTGAGGACCACGAGGAGATTTAAGGGCAGGCTGAGACCTGATGAGCAGCCAGAGGGCTACAAGAGCAGCTGCAGCGAGAGTGGAAGCTTTTCCACGCATGGTGAACAACCTGAGTTTCCTACACCTGCGCTTGGGGGGACCTCAATCCCTGCACGAGCCTCCTGGACgtctgaggaggaaaaagaaaaccgagaaaagtaacaaaaattTCCTGCTGGCAAAGCGAACCCTGTGAAACAAGGTTTGGATAAACATGGGCCAGCAAGGTGCCACATGGGGTTTGAGATCCACCTCTGTGTCTCATCTCTCAGCCCCATCACCCAGAACCACCACCACACGCTGCCCAGCTTTTTGGCACTGTGCTGCagtggaagtgtccctgcccatggcagggggcttggaaccGGATGATCcttatggtcccttccaacccaaacccttctgtgatcCTACGAACCAAACTCCACAGGGGCTGCTGAGCCCAGGAGGCGCTGGGTGGGATGTGGTGGAAGCTCCCACGCCAAGCTCCTTGGCCTACTCTAGATGCAATGGAAAGAAACCAAGCTTTGCCTCGTCAgcttaattattaataattagtAGAGTCCTAGAAGCACTGAAAGGGAAAATACAACACACGAGactaaaagggaagaaagagccCTATTTAATATCACAAGCAAAGCGATGGCCTGTGAGGTGCTCCAGGCTGTGTCTCACTACCCAGCTGAGCGatgaccctgcagcaccttccGCAGTTACAGGGGCCAAGGCAGAATCACCCCTGGAAGGATGGCCCCAGAGGATGCTGGTGGgatgcccctgtccctgctctgggggcTGGGTCTCTCTCACTGAACAtccaaggaaaagctgctggCTCATGCAGGGAGATGCACCACGGCCGAGGGACCAGCAGGCAACAGGTTCCCACAGGACTGCAAGAGAGGCAGGTCAAAGGGGgggaattctgcccctctggccccctcaggtgagaccccacctgcagagctgcctccacaCCTGGGGTGCAACatcagaaggatgtggagctgctggagagagtccagaggaggccacggagatgctccgagggctggagcccctctgctctggagccaggctgggagagctgggggggttcatctggagaagagaaggatccagggagacctgagagccccttccagggcctaaaggggctccaggagaggtggggagggactggggacaagggatggagggacaggacacagggaatggcttcccactgtcagagggcagggagagatgggatattgggaaggaattgttggctgtgaggcaatctggcacaggttgcccagagcagctgtggctgcctctggatccttggaagtgtccaagaccaggttggacgggTCTTGGCGCAACCACAtctgtggaaggtgtccctggccatggcaggggttggaactgcatgagctttaaggtctcttccaacccagaccattctggcATTTGATGAATGACCACAGGTTCTGTGTGTCCTTCTTACCTCCACTTCCTCCAGCAGAGACAACAGCAAACCCAAAGGATCAGGCTGACCATGAAAGACCACAGGAGTTAC carries:
- the MAPK4 gene encoding mitogen-activated protein kinase 4 isoform X5 — protein: MAEKCDCIASMYGYDLGCRFVNFRPLGFGANGLVLSALDSKSCRKVAVKKITIGDARSMKHAFREIKIIRRLDHENIVKVYEVLGPKGANLRGDFFKFNMVYIVQEYMETDLARLLEQGKLAEEHAKLFMYQLLRGLKYIHSANVLHRDLKPANIFISTEDLVLKIGDFGLARIVDQHYSHKGYLSEGLVTKWYRSPRLLLSPNNYTKAIDMWAAGCILAEMLTGRMLFAV
- the MAPK4 gene encoding mitogen-activated protein kinase 4 isoform X3, encoding MAEKCDCIASMYGYDLGCRFVNFRPLGFGANGLVLSALDSKSCRKVAVKKITIGDARSMKHAFREIKIIRRLDHENIVKVYEVLGPKGANLRGDFFKFNMVYIVQEYMETDLARLLEQGKLAEEHAKLFMYQLLRGLKYIHSANVLHRDLKPANIFISTEDLVLKIGDFGLARIVDQHYSHKGYLSEGLVTKWYRSPRLLLSPNNYTKAIDMWAAGCILAEMLTGRMLFAGTGAVKVRCKEKKATEAQREARSYHCSI
- the MAPK4 gene encoding mitogen-activated protein kinase 4 isoform X4, coding for MAEKCDCIASMYGYDLGCRFVNFRPLGFGANGLVLSALDSKSCRKVAVKKITIGDARSMKHAFREIKIIRRLDHENIVKVYEVLGPKGANLRGDFFKFNMVYIVQEYMETDLARLLEQGKLAEEHAKLFMYQLLRGLKYIHSANVLHRDLKPANIFISTEDLVLKIGDFGLARIVDQHYSHKGYLSEGLVTKWYRSPRLLLSPNNYTKAIDMWAAGCILAEMLTGRMLFAAIFRIFL
- the MAPK4 gene encoding mitogen-activated protein kinase 4 isoform X2, which translates into the protein MAEKCDCIASMYGYDLGCRFVNFRPLGFGANGLVLSALDSKSCRKVAVKKITIGDARSMKHAFREIKIIRRLDHENIVKVYEVLGPKGANLRGDFFKFNMVYIVQEYMETDLARLLEQGKLAEEHAKLFMYQLLRGLKYIHSANVLHRDLKPANIFISTEDLVLKIGDFGLARIVDQHYSHKGYLSEGLVTKWYRSPRLLLSPNNYTKAIDMWAAGCILAEMLTGRMLFAAGTGAVKVRCKEKKATEAQREARSYHCSI